One Alcaligenes ammonioxydans DNA segment encodes these proteins:
- a CDS encoding sensor histidine kinase translates to MFDSCGHIEGSNRAMRDLLDQADIKKGVSDLFDFFQGLEKSLRVDLTYLLPGISRVIQRIQNPFFYLHQDGEGEQVRALEFHAYAAPAPDKATLLMIRDVSAKVQQERERADCFAVAAHEIRSPLAAISGYIQLLQLETPPTARTNKIYTQLHEKVRGVDVLLNDLARLNRLEYEAGDGKEWREADLRAVLRLSLRAFHDQRHRLRLELPSHGLWARVDMVPLQVGLRNALENALKYSAPDTMVTVRLQVGEPGWACIEVLDQGPGIDPLYKEKVFDKFFRLPGQQVQGSGLGLSILRSVLRHHGGRVYFKERPGPGAHLVMELVLLPSAAYIP, encoded by the coding sequence ATGTTTGACTCCTGTGGACATATAGAAGGTAGCAATCGGGCCATGCGCGATTTGCTCGATCAGGCGGATATCAAAAAGGGGGTCTCTGACTTGTTCGATTTTTTTCAGGGACTGGAAAAAAGTTTGCGGGTGGACTTGACCTATCTGTTGCCCGGCATTAGCCGGGTAATTCAACGGATTCAGAATCCTTTTTTTTATCTTCATCAAGACGGGGAAGGGGAGCAGGTACGGGCCTTGGAGTTTCATGCTTACGCCGCGCCTGCGCCGGATAAGGCTACCTTGCTGATGATTCGCGATGTCAGTGCCAAAGTGCAGCAGGAGCGGGAGCGTGCGGACTGTTTTGCGGTGGCAGCCCATGAAATACGCTCTCCCTTGGCCGCCATTAGCGGCTATATCCAGTTGCTGCAGCTGGAAACTCCGCCCACGGCGCGAACCAACAAAATTTACACACAATTACATGAAAAAGTTCGCGGTGTGGATGTGCTGCTTAATGATCTGGCGCGCCTGAACCGTCTGGAGTATGAGGCAGGCGACGGCAAAGAGTGGCGCGAAGCAGATTTACGGGCCGTGTTGCGTTTGAGTCTGCGTGCTTTTCACGATCAGCGCCACCGCCTGCGTCTGGAGCTGCCTTCGCATGGCTTATGGGCTCGTGTGGATATGGTTCCTTTGCAGGTGGGTTTGCGCAATGCCCTGGAGAACGCGCTTAAGTATTCCGCCCCCGATACGATGGTGACCGTGCGTTTGCAAGTTGGAGAACCCGGATGGGCCTGTATTGAAGTGCTGGACCAGGGGCCGGGCATTGACCCACTTTATAAAGAGAAGGTCTTTGACAAGTTCTTTCGTCTACCCGGTCAGCAGGTGCAAGGCAGTGGGCTCGGCCTGTCTATCTTGCGATCAGTGCTGCGGCATCATGGTGGCCGAGTCTATTTCAAGGAGCGCCCCGGTCCCGGGGCTCATTTGGTCATGGAGTTGGTTCTGCTGCCTTCCGCAGCGTATATACCTTAA
- a CDS encoding TMEM165/GDT1 family protein, with amino-acid sequence MEALFISTGVVALAEIGDKTQLLAFILAARYKRPWPIILAIFIATLVNHGLAGAIGTWVPALLDPNVLRWVLGISFLAMAIWILIPDKIDDAEATRTRFGVFGTTLITFFLAEMGDKTQIATVALAAQYQQFWWVVLGTTLGMMLANAPAVLFGERIARRLPTQLVHRIAACIFAVLGLVALLGGVESLGFQAS; translated from the coding sequence ATGGAAGCGTTGTTTATCTCCACGGGTGTGGTTGCCTTGGCAGAAATTGGGGACAAAACCCAGTTACTTGCCTTTATTCTTGCGGCCCGCTACAAACGCCCTTGGCCCATCATTCTCGCCATTTTCATCGCAACCCTTGTCAATCACGGTTTGGCAGGTGCCATTGGAACCTGGGTTCCTGCGCTGTTGGACCCGAACGTATTGCGCTGGGTGCTGGGCATTTCCTTTCTTGCCATGGCCATCTGGATTCTGATTCCCGACAAGATCGATGACGCTGAAGCGACACGGACACGGTTTGGCGTGTTTGGAACGACCTTGATTACTTTTTTTCTGGCCGAGATGGGCGATAAAACCCAGATCGCTACGGTTGCCTTGGCGGCTCAATATCAGCAGTTCTGGTGGGTTGTGCTCGGGACGACCTTGGGCATGATGCTGGCCAATGCGCCTGCTGTTCTGTTTGGCGAGCGCATCGCCCGCCGTTTGCCCACCCAACTGGTGCACCGGATTGCCGCCTGTATCTTTGCTGTGTTGGGCCTGGTAGCCTTGCTGGGCGGAGTAGAAAGCCTGGGTTTCCAGGCCAGCTAG
- a CDS encoding methyl-accepting chemotaxis protein, whose translation MRKNLPVTGIETELLDEQYLISKTDLAGRIVYANPAFVEVSGFSRQELIGAPHNIVRHPDMPAEVFADLWHTLKQRRSWVGIVKNRRKDGGFYWVMAHASPIIEQGELTGFASVRVRAKSQDIQTAEQFYQELRQGRLGSRALRAGQIVARSWRRPFAALRFLGGPSLLAAFLRKGLLNLGITGTIIAMILNTEMPERSMFLLAGALGAGTLVILGYQALLMRRVLGSFRTATHIAQQIAAGNLTVNTRGPEVSKLETLGQNLDLMRKSLMSISTDVDNSCANNQQVARQLSDNSTLLEARTHEQAASIQETTASMSSFGQTVLQTAENAKASHELASRSADIASRGNEAVQKVTVSMQQILESSQHIGTIVAMINNIAFQTNILSINASIESARAGEAGKGFAVVASAVRSLAQQAAQAADEIKQLVTQTQALSAEGADHAAHAGQTMQEILTSVSEVAHLMGEISAATGEQSIGLGQLTQALRQVDQITSDNAVLVQDLSETARELNLNGAELQEAISVLNHGDKEKAHHAPVPAHSRALAPVVTLESARRQPVPPGRPRQRASGT comes from the coding sequence ATGCGCAAGAATCTGCCCGTTACCGGCATCGAGACCGAGTTGCTGGACGAACAATACCTGATTTCCAAGACCGATCTGGCGGGACGCATTGTTTATGCAAACCCGGCATTTGTGGAAGTCAGCGGTTTCAGTCGGCAAGAACTCATCGGTGCTCCGCACAACATCGTGCGCCATCCTGACATGCCTGCCGAAGTCTTTGCCGACTTATGGCATACGCTCAAGCAACGGCGCTCGTGGGTGGGGATCGTCAAGAATCGCCGTAAAGATGGTGGTTTTTACTGGGTCATGGCCCATGCCAGTCCGATTATTGAACAAGGTGAATTGACCGGCTTTGCTTCAGTGCGCGTGCGAGCCAAATCTCAGGATATTCAAACGGCTGAGCAGTTTTACCAGGAGTTGCGTCAAGGTCGCCTCGGTTCGCGAGCCTTGCGTGCTGGCCAGATCGTCGCCCGCAGTTGGCGGCGCCCTTTTGCCGCCCTTCGTTTCCTGGGTGGCCCCAGTCTGCTGGCAGCGTTCTTACGTAAAGGCCTGTTGAATCTGGGCATTACCGGCACCATCATCGCCATGATCCTGAATACGGAGATGCCTGAGCGCAGCATGTTTCTGTTGGCCGGTGCACTAGGTGCAGGAACCTTGGTGATCCTGGGCTACCAGGCGCTTTTGATGCGGCGCGTTCTGGGCTCATTCAGAACCGCCACCCACATTGCCCAACAGATTGCCGCAGGCAACCTGACCGTCAATACGCGTGGGCCCGAGGTCAGCAAGCTCGAAACACTGGGGCAAAACCTGGATTTGATGCGCAAAAGCCTGATGAGCATCAGCACGGATGTCGACAACAGTTGTGCAAACAATCAACAAGTGGCCCGGCAACTGTCCGACAACAGCACCTTGCTGGAGGCCCGCACGCACGAGCAGGCCGCGTCCATACAAGAGACCACGGCCAGCATGAGCTCCTTTGGTCAAACTGTTTTGCAGACAGCGGAAAACGCTAAAGCCAGCCATGAGCTGGCCAGCCGCAGCGCTGATATTGCCAGTCGCGGCAACGAGGCGGTACAGAAGGTGACCGTGTCCATGCAGCAGATCCTGGAGAGCTCGCAACATATTGGCACGATCGTGGCGATGATCAACAACATCGCCTTTCAAACCAACATCCTGTCGATCAATGCCTCTATTGAATCGGCCCGAGCTGGCGAGGCCGGCAAAGGCTTTGCGGTGGTTGCCTCAGCAGTGCGCTCGCTGGCCCAGCAAGCGGCACAAGCGGCTGATGAGATCAAGCAACTGGTGACGCAAACCCAGGCTTTGAGTGCTGAAGGTGCAGACCATGCCGCCCATGCGGGCCAGACCATGCAGGAAATTCTGACCTCTGTGTCCGAGGTCGCACATTTAATGGGCGAGATTTCAGCCGCCACCGGCGAGCAAAGTATCGGTCTGGGCCAACTGACTCAGGCCTTGCGGCAGGTGGACCAAATTACCAGCGATAATGCCGTGCTGGTCCAGGATCTGAGTGAAACCGCCCGGGAATTAAACCTGAACGGCGCCGAGCTGCAGGAAGCCATCAGCGTTCTGAATCATGGTGACAAGGAAAAGGCTCACCATGCCCCTGTTCCCGCCCATTCCCGTGCTCTGGCACCCGTTGTCACCTTGGAAAGCGCTCGTCGCCAGCCCGTTCCCCCAGGCCGGCCACGACAGCGGGCATCAGGGACCTAG
- a CDS encoding helix-turn-helix domain-containing protein encodes MNDAVYSTRQAADLLGVSVRTVQLWVEAGTLKAWKTQGGHRRIDRASVQAVLQERQGHTGVQAAEPPPPPDAPACSGEPCLRVLVVEDDPDLLAIYRMAMEHLPFPIELRCEQDGLKGLIAAGNFHPDVLIVDLNLPKLDGFAMLKALADARETEHTQIYVISALSAADIHARGGLPSNATALSKPIPIALLLQLLSEAFHAQYLPS; translated from the coding sequence ATGAACGACGCCGTTTACTCCACTCGGCAGGCTGCTGATTTACTGGGTGTGTCTGTACGCACCGTACAACTTTGGGTAGAAGCCGGGACCCTGAAGGCCTGGAAAACCCAAGGCGGGCACCGACGCATTGACCGTGCGTCCGTACAAGCCGTCTTGCAAGAGCGACAGGGGCACACCGGGGTGCAAGCCGCCGAACCCCCACCCCCCCCCGATGCACCCGCTTGCAGCGGTGAGCCGTGCTTGCGTGTGCTGGTCGTTGAAGACGACCCGGATTTGCTGGCGATTTACCGTATGGCTATGGAGCATCTGCCCTTTCCGATCGAACTACGTTGTGAGCAAGACGGACTAAAGGGTCTGATCGCCGCCGGCAACTTTCATCCCGATGTTCTGATTGTGGATTTGAATCTGCCCAAGCTCGATGGGTTTGCCATGCTCAAAGCCCTGGCAGACGCTCGTGAAACCGAACACACCCAGATCTATGTCATTTCCGCTTTGAGTGCGGCTGACATCCATGCCCGCGGGGGTCTGCCCAGCAACGCGACCGCTTTGTCCAAGCCCATCCCTATTGCCTTGCTGCTGCAGCTGCTCAGCGAAGCCTTCCACGCCCAGTATCTGCCATCCTGA
- a CDS encoding glycosyltransferase family 39 protein, with protein sequence MTVQTPASARSDAYQRSVLLYLLFMVLLWTILMAISHKAPDLDGMEELVWSASFELGYLKHPPLPSWVMAALTSVVGRPAWLSFAAGMSASVLGLWFIWKLACEFLNPERAFMVLLISSVSIYFSLRGTIFNHNTAQLWSVTAATWFFYRAGRDQRPADWLWLGAVAALSTVTKYSAVILFTAFFLYFLRSGMWRQRQTWAGLGLALLAYVVVLSPHLYWLFKNDFAPFRYMDGSLETHTRWEAYKELLSFCLDQLGRLSPMLVAMIALGIWNRRDQKQRSSSDPGLPGTPSYAVDISQRDKQFLLWVGLTPFVSTVLVSAVLGTRLVASWATTFFVLYGFFALWFMRGKDKVQLRRVAIIVIVLQILLASGYALARGPLAWYKGRDSRSTFPGPEISAQMQAIWNEHMPGIPLKVVVADTWLGGNIAVHAGQDVMVFIDADPAASPWLTLPRDMACGALVVYSLQTRGQPPAALLKLYEQAPIKGLAQQRWSSERSPMIDLNWAIVPAQPSCHLSTPKR encoded by the coding sequence ATGACTGTCCAAACCCCAGCATCTGCCCGATCCGACGCCTATCAGCGCTCCGTATTGCTGTATTTGTTGTTTATGGTGTTGCTGTGGACCATTTTGATGGCCATCAGCCACAAAGCACCAGACCTGGACGGCATGGAAGAGCTGGTCTGGTCGGCCAGCTTCGAGCTGGGCTACCTGAAACACCCCCCCTTACCCTCCTGGGTGATGGCAGCCTTGACCAGTGTGGTCGGGCGCCCTGCCTGGCTGAGCTTCGCCGCCGGCATGAGCGCTTCTGTTCTGGGTCTGTGGTTCATCTGGAAACTGGCCTGCGAGTTTCTGAACCCCGAGCGCGCTTTTATGGTGCTGCTCATCAGCTCGGTCAGCATCTACTTTTCTTTGCGCGGAACCATTTTCAATCACAACACCGCTCAACTATGGTCCGTCACCGCAGCCACCTGGTTTTTCTATCGGGCGGGGCGAGACCAGAGACCGGCTGACTGGTTATGGCTAGGTGCCGTCGCGGCCCTGTCTACGGTCACCAAGTACAGTGCCGTTATTTTGTTCACGGCATTTTTCCTGTATTTTTTGCGCAGCGGTATGTGGCGACAGCGGCAGACCTGGGCAGGACTGGGTCTGGCTCTGCTCGCCTATGTGGTGGTGCTCTCCCCCCATTTGTACTGGTTATTCAAGAATGACTTCGCGCCGTTTCGCTATATGGACGGCTCCTTGGAGACCCACACCCGCTGGGAAGCCTACAAGGAATTACTCTCCTTCTGCCTGGATCAGCTCGGTCGGCTCAGCCCCATGCTGGTCGCCATGATTGCCCTGGGCATCTGGAATCGCCGTGATCAAAAACAGCGGAGCTCGTCTGATCCTGGCCTGCCAGGCACGCCGTCTTACGCTGTCGATATTTCCCAGCGCGACAAACAGTTTTTGCTGTGGGTAGGTCTGACACCGTTTGTCAGCACGGTTCTGGTTTCGGCCGTCCTGGGGACACGTCTGGTCGCCTCCTGGGCCACGACCTTTTTTGTCTTGTACGGTTTTTTCGCCTTGTGGTTCATGCGCGGCAAGGACAAGGTCCAATTGCGGCGGGTCGCCATTATTGTGATCGTGCTGCAGATTTTGCTGGCATCCGGCTACGCGCTGGCCCGAGGCCCGCTGGCCTGGTACAAAGGCCGGGATTCACGCTCTACCTTTCCGGGTCCTGAAATATCTGCCCAAATGCAGGCCATCTGGAACGAACATATGCCCGGCATCCCTCTGAAAGTCGTGGTTGCCGACACGTGGCTGGGCGGAAATATTGCGGTCCATGCCGGACAGGACGTGATGGTCTTCATTGATGCCGATCCCGCCGCCTCGCCCTGGCTGACCCTGCCTCGGGACATGGCGTGTGGGGCCCTCGTCGTGTACAGCCTGCAAACCCGCGGACAGCCACCGGCAGCCTTGCTCAAGCTATACGAGCAGGCCCCCATCAAAGGGCTGGCGCAACAGCGTTGGTCGTCCGAGCGCAGTCCCATGATCGACCTGAACTGGGCCATTGTGCCTGCCCAACCCAGCTGCCACTTGAGCACCCCCAAGCGGTAA